The genomic window TGACAAATTACAGTCCATCGAGAGTTACTAGGTGAATTGCAAGACCAGGTACACTGGGTGAGAATGGGGATGGTAGGATACCTCTTCCCAAAGAGGAACAGCAGGTCTACGGCAGCCACAAATATCAGTCTGGACGGGCCGTACCCCCACCCTCTACGCCATGCTGGATCATCAGGAAGAAGGAGTACAACATCTAGCCGAACGTGTCATGATGAACCCAATGGCACTGCATGGGATCCACTCCAGGTTGAGCTGGGCCTTAAATACGCGAGACGTCACACACCAGGTCCGCTTGTGACTGGCTGCTTTTTGCTCAACATTCATATCCTCAAACCAttacaaaaaaagaaacattaaacagaaataaatatGATGCCTCAAAAGGTACTCTTGTAAATTCACCTCTACATCACCACAAGTACCCACGAGTACCCACGAGTACCCACGAGTACCCACGAGTACCCATGAGTACCCACGAGTACCCATGAGTACCATGCTTCCTCCCGCCCACCCAGAATGTGTTCTATAGTAGTTACGTTCCCCCTCAGTGAGGCTTTTTTCTTGAGGTTTTTTCATGACAGGCCAACGTCTCTCACCGAGGTGGCCAAAGGAATCGGTGCCGGGTCAGGGAGGTACAACATACAAAGTGTGGAGGCACTGAGGCCAGAAATATAGCTGCCCCGGCCCAAGGGAAGGACCAGGTCAGGCTGACATTGTGTTTGACACGATGGAGGCAAATTACATTCAACATCAGCAGTAAGGGTTAGCAGTAGCCTGTACAAGGACAGCCACAGGTTTCTGCGGCATTAACAAGCAGAACAGTGCCCTCTACTGAGAGGGCTGCGATAATACATATTGCAGAGGGCATTGTTCAGATGCCATAACACATTTCACAGCAGTTCgtatacatatatgtatttaAATACTTGTTTTGTATATATAGCTGGTTAGGAATCCCATCACCAGAATTCAAGGAGCAGCTTTGCCACTGGTTAAACTGGAATCCAAGAGTTCTAGCAGATTGAAACCACTTTGGTGTCATTTAGCATGTCTGAAGCGCCCAACCATAATGTCCAACACTGTACGAGAAAGGATTACTGGCTTAGCGCCACCATTATCACATCACGGGGTTTAACGCCGTCCTCATTAGTGTAATTATTGCATCTGAATGGACAAGTCTAAAGCAGCATGAAAGGTCGGCCATGACAGTGGTCGGTCCGGCCCGTGGGCCAGGAGCATTTAGGGGACAGCAGGCTGGTTTAGAAGACAAACCGGCTCCTTCCTTGTCCCCAGAACCAGAAATGAGTTTTGGATCGACCTACTGACATTCAGGTTTAGAGACAGAAGGAGAGGCTAAATGAGCACACTGGGGTGGGGCggatccagcagggggcgccgtgaGCACAGCCGTGCCTCCATCACGCTTAATTTCAACACATTAGCATATGGTTGCGGATGTGCGGAGAGCTACTCCCCCTGAAACACCATTACTACACCGCCGCAAACAGACCAATCAGCAGGGGACGCCCCCTGCCTCTGCTTCTAGAAACTTCTAGATACTGGATGCTCTTGTTTGCCTACTCCTTTTCATGTGCGTGGTAGAGAGGGTCGGGTTGCACACAGCCAGGCtccgtgacaccccccccctgaGCGCCACCTGGTGGCAGGACTGGGGGGTCTGATGCCACCTCCTCTGTTGCCTCCCGCTGCACACAGTCATTACTCCCACACGCTATTAGCTCCTGTCTAGTTCCATTGCTGGCACACATCAGGCCCCTCACACAGTTTCCATGACAACAACAGAATCTCCACCCCTGTGGAGAAAGGAGGTGGAGCCGCACAGACCGGTGCAGTCGTCAGCAGGTGGCGCCGGTGCCAGAGGCCGGGCAGAGCAGTCCACGCTGTCGTGAAGTAAGCCGGGCTCCTCCTGACCCTCAGCCTCCTCGCGCTCCCCCACCTCCTTGCCCCCGGCAAGCTGGTGCccttgctcctcctcctcatcctcgctGTCCACCTGACAGCGGCACACCTCGATGCCTGAGTCGCCCGTCAGCCGCCGGTGCCGGAAGTGGCCTTCGTCTGCCTCCTCAGCCTCTTCCTCGTCCTCCTCCACATCTGCCTCAGAGGCACGCCCGTCCGGTTCAAAGAAATCCACATTCGGGGAGAAGAGGGCATGTCTGGGTGGGGACTGGGCAGGTTTGGGGGAGGGCTGTTCCTCAGGGGGCTCCTCTACAAGGCCTCcgtcctcctcctgctccaccAATACACCCAAGGGGTCGGATAGGGTGGGCGGGGGCAGTGATGTGGAGGAGGAGCCCGCATCAGTGGCCAGAGGGCAGGGGTCGCCCACCTCGCTGGGCGTGGTGGCGTTGCTGGTGTCCGTCTCATCAGTGACCTGGACGGAGAAGGAGGTGCTGCAGGGCGAGGAGGCAGAGCAGGACTCGCAGGAGCAGCTGGTGTAGTTGTCGGAGCTGTGGGAGGAGGCCATGCCGCTGGGGCCCGCGTGGGCATACTGcgccgctgccccctgcagggcaAACACCGTGTTGTATGGTGGAGGAGGGGTGTTGGGCCGGGCTGCCACCTCCTCATAGGATGGGAGCTTGAAGGAGGCCAGGAAACCTAAAACAACATATTCATACATGGGTAACTGACACCAGTGCAATATCAACCACAAAGTTCCGGTCCTTCAGCAAAACGTGGTGTGCATAAAATAAGAACAGCCATCTGAAAATGCAGCACACAGGACCCACGACAACAGGAGCCATGGCGACAGGAGCCATGGTGACAGGAGCCACGGCGAGGAGAGTCATAACAGAACCTGCAGCACCTGCACCCCCGAGATGTGTGGGAAAATAGCTCCCCTGGACTTGAATGAATACTAGGAAATGGGGCGAGAGATGAGAGCCTAGCAGAGGGCTACGGGTCAGCCAGAGGGCACGTACTGAGGTCCAGCATGGATGCCGGGTAGTTACAGGCACCGTGGTAGGCGATGAGGTTGATCTCCCTCtgccgctgctgctgctggatcCGCAGCTTGGCCCGTCGGTGCCGGTAGGCGCAGCAGCAGCTGAACAGGATCAGCACGGTCCAGAGGAGCCAGAACCCTGCGGCGGGGCCCAGCACACACAGCATGGGTTCCAGCACACAGTAATGCTCTGCTATAGTAACTATCCAATTACTTCATTAGCAGATGGCAAGACTCGAACCAACACCCTTCTGGTGAAAAGTTCACATTGACACAAAATGTGGTTTTATTCTATATAAAAACTAAAGTTTCATTTGACTGTTCCTTGTACAAGTGACATCTTTTTTTATTAGCTTGCTGAAGGGTGTATTTAAACGGTACTATATTTAGATAATATGTTACCTGTAAACCATATCTGTGGGGGGAGCCATACTTACACCAGAGCTCATAGTAGTAGGTGCAGCAGCCAGTCTCCCCGCAGCAGTGTCCTGTCTCGCACAGGTAGCCGCCGTGACTGTTGACGCCGGGGCAGTACCTTGGACCGGAGAGGATGGACTGGCCCCCACGGTACTGCACCCCCTGCGTGGGGGAATACCGCAGACCTGGATCACAGCCGCGTCTCTCCCTCTAGCCCAATTACAGCCCCCTGTATTCCCATCCTACAGAGCCCCCTggcttacccacaatgcacctcacaccccctaaTTCCCTTAATATCACTCATACCCAGAAAGAGGCATCATAGTTGACATAATAAACGCATAGAACACGACAGTACAGCAGCAGCATGGGTACATTTCACTAATGTTCTCACACATTTTgtgctgtataacaaaaaaaaaagactgtttgtttgtttgttttacctTACTGATTGTTTCCATGTCCAGATCCTGTGGGAGGGCTGTAATCTGCAATTGACAAGGGACACAGTCGTGGGGAAACGCTAATGCATTACGTGCACGTGGTGTCCTGTGAAACCCGTCTCCACTCAAATCGCAACAGTCTGCAGGTCCCGTGATGCGCCGGCGGGGCCAATTTAAACCGCTGCAGTGGAGCTTAGACTGAGCCCCCACCTAAACAGAAAACAATGGCGACTTTCTGTCACATGCCACGCCTCCTAGTAAATGGGTGCCAAGTGGGCACACGATGCCCAGGGCATTCTCTGACGTGCCAGCCCTCTCCCTCGCCCCCGCCTTCACCCTCACCCTCGCCCTCGCCTTCGCCCTCGCCTTCGCCCTAGCCCTCTACCTCGCCTTTGCCCTCACCTTCGCCCTCGCCTTCGCCCTCACCTTCGCCCTCGCCTTCGCCCTAGCCCTCGCCTTCGCCCTCGCCTTCGCCCTCACCTTCGCCCTCGCCTTCGCCCTCGCCTTTGCCCTCGCCTTCGCCCTAGCCCTCGCCCTCGCCTTCGCCCTAGCCCTCGCCTTCGCCCTCACCTTCGCCCTCGCCCTCGCCTTCGCCCTCGCCCTCGCCCTCACCCCGGACAAAGGATGAGACGCCCCTCCTTACTTTAGCTGTGGTCATTTCGGCCTCTCGAAGGGAGACAGTCATCTGGATGGAGACACAGCAAGCAGCTTTAATGCATTTGACATTTACTGAGGTAGGAAGAGCAGCATCATgtcgggggcaggggggggagagagagagagagagagagagagagcagggggTGGGGAGGAATACAGTGACAACATGCCATTGCAGAGAACAAAAATCTCACTGTCTGCAGCTCACTGACAATAGTGGGGTTTGGCTGGCCAAGCTGAAGCTGTCTCAATATCACCccgcccccaaaaaaaaaaacgacatgGGACAGCACTTATCCAAGGACTCTGTCCTCAGTAAGGCCTGCAGGGGGTGTCCAGGCAGAACCAAGACACTCCACAGACCagcaagcccccctccccagccccaaATCCCACAGCCATACAGTGTCTTCATGTACCAATTACAAAACACTCCCCCACTCCAACACACTTGTTTTGATACATTATTTATACGTCTCGCTAGCAACCTCCTTAGGGGATGCTTTCCATATTCCGAGATCCCTGCCCCCCGACCCTCGTCGGAACACACATGTCCAGCAGGAAGAGACTGACAGTAAATGCCAAGAGGTTAAACTCTGCCTTGGAATTACCTTGCTAGAATTTCCCACAATGAAAAACCACTGTCACTGACCAGTTAACCCCTGATACGCCGGCTCCATCCCGGCCCTCAGAAATGCTACATGCGCACTGCCGCGGCTCACAGACAACAAGCGAAGCGGTTTGCATGGAGACGcaggtcgttttttttttttgccgtttTAAATAAGACCTGGGCTCCGGCATACAAATGAGCTCCCCTGCAGTGCATGGCGGGCAGGATACCAGCAAGCTTCTGGACAGCCCAGAAAAAAGAGCGTTATAGGCAGATGCAACCTATATCTGTCTGTAGAAGTTTGCCAGCAGGTAGTACAGAGTAGAAATATTGGGAAGGCCTGCTATTGGACCCTTGAGTGCAATACTGAATGATTAAAATGAATAAGCAAAATCAAAATTAAATGTAGAAGACAGATTGCTCAAAACTATTTTGAGACTCCAAAAGTATCTATTTTCAAGACGTAAAGAGAATGGGCAATCCACAATATAGATCATATCGGCTTAAGAATACTTTTACATCCGCCTTCTGGACAGCCGTCACCTCACACCAAGCCTTCACCTGACTGGATGAACAAAAAGCAGATGCCAGTGTCCTGCTCTGTGATTCGCTGTGGACAGCATTGCGCTAGGTGCGTTGGCATTTGGTGCCTTGTTCCACTGCAACTGCAGTGATTCCGGTCATATTCAGGTCTAATTGTTAGAAAGGCCAGGCTGTGGAGAGCCCATCTGAAAACATGTGATGACATCACATCTCTCCGGACGATTCCCACTGTGGGAAGAGATGCAAATTCTTATTACAATATTCCAGGGCTGCCAAGTCTTATGCATATAACGTCACAATCACGGATTCAGATGCCAATCTATatttttccattataaacctaaaattagctacctcagaagcgttggggtagtttacaagccctgcagactatttacaaggtaataaaactgttacatgcacATAAATGAGTTGTTCAGACttctctcaaattgaaaatctcactctagCCTGCTGACTGAAGTTGGCAGCCCCTGTATTCCCTGTTGATCTCTAGAGTCATGGGTGTTTACTCTTAAATTTCACAGTTCACGCTTCTGGCTTGGTCTTAAGAAGCTGAGAGTCATTTGTCTGTCGATCGTGATGAAAACCAGAGCAGCCAATCACATACGATTTCATGGGTGAGGTGGACAGACAAagagatgggtgggggggggtggtggttgtGTGTGGACCAGTAGGATAAGACTCATCAAGTTCCCATGATATGAAGGTTGGCAATCTAAACCCATTCGAATCTAGGGGCCAGCAGACTAATGCCACCATAGGGCCCCTgtgaaaggcccttaaccccccagcccACTTCATGTAGGCCTCGCCATTCCCACCATAGCTAGTTATCCTGACTCAGTGCCTCAACTGCACGGAGGCTGCTTGACCCAGCAGCTCTGCCAGTTCACTGTGCAGGTCAGCATATCACTTTAACGCTACGTGACAAAACGTTTCCCTCATCCTGCCAACGGCGGACAAAAAGGCAGCTGGCCAGAGGCAGGAACCACGTCCCACGTCAAACTCACTGCTCACTGCAGGCAGCTTGCAATCCACACCTGCCAGCTTCCTAGCAGCACTCACACCCATttcaacccccccacccacgtATCGGAGCTGGCCGCATGCTGCCTTTAACCTGCTCTGGATACTGCCAGACCTGTTGCTTGGAGATTTAGACACGCATCTGGCGCCGAGGCAGTTTGCACACTTAGCCATTTACATGGCTGGGTGCATAACTGCTGTAATTCAGAGTCAAGGTGACCAGCGGAGTTTCTCCCGGGACTTAAACCGCAAACCATCAGGGATCA from Brienomyrus brachyistius isolate T26 unplaced genomic scaffold, BBRACH_0.4 scaffold47, whole genome shotgun sequence includes these protein-coding regions:
- the LOC125723279 gene encoding WW domain binding protein 1-like isoform X1; its protein translation is MTWGRGGMAPKKSVFNPSIRVLLFVMDLKNFMVSCFDEEAEEMTVSLREAEMTTAKVGAQSKLHCSGLNWPRRRITGPADCCDLSGDGFHRTPRARNALAFPHDCVPCQLQITALPQDLDMETISKGVQYRGGQSILSGPRYCPGVNSHGGYLCETGHCCGETGCCTYYYELWWFWLLWTVLILFSCCCAYRHRRAKLRIQQQQRQREINLIAYHGACNYPASMLDLSFLASFKLPSYEEVAARPNTPPPPYNTVFALQGAAAQYAHAGPSGMASSHSSDNYTSCSCESCSASSPCSTSFSVQVTDETDTSNATTPSEVGDPCPLATDAGSSSTSLPPPTLSDPLGVLVEQEEDGGLVEEPPEEQPSPKPAQSPPRHALFSPNVDFFEPDGRASEADVEEDEEEAEEADEGHFRHRRLTGDSGIEVCRCQVDSEDEEEEQGHQLAGGKEVGEREEAEGQEEPGLLHDSVDCSARPLAPAPPADDCTGLCGSTSFLHRGGDSVVVMETV
- the LOC125723279 gene encoding WW domain binding protein 1-like isoform X2, with the protein product MTWGRGGMAPKKSVFNPSIRVLLFVMDLKNFMVSCFDEEAEEMTVSLREAEMTTAKITALPQDLDMETISKGVQYRGGQSILSGPRYCPGVNSHGGYLCETGHCCGETGCCTYYYELWWFWLLWTVLILFSCCCAYRHRRAKLRIQQQQRQREINLIAYHGACNYPASMLDLSFLASFKLPSYEEVAARPNTPPPPYNTVFALQGAAAQYAHAGPSGMASSHSSDNYTSCSCESCSASSPCSTSFSVQVTDETDTSNATTPSEVGDPCPLATDAGSSSTSLPPPTLSDPLGVLVEQEEDGGLVEEPPEEQPSPKPAQSPPRHALFSPNVDFFEPDGRASEADVEEDEEEAEEADEGHFRHRRLTGDSGIEVCRCQVDSEDEEEEQGHQLAGGKEVGEREEAEGQEEPGLLHDSVDCSARPLAPAPPADDCTGLCGSTSFLHRGGDSVVVMETV